A single genomic interval of Lentimicrobium saccharophilum harbors:
- a CDS encoding ferredoxin--NADP reductase: MKRKLNLKKVKVSRQREIAPGVFVLSFPRPWDFTAGQVIGISGHETAEARLYSIASGELDDEVDILYNINPEGKLTPWMAQLNTADTIWVSEPFGSFTGSGEAGWWIASGTGIAPFSAMFRTGLTAGKKLLHGGRDLKSFYFSEMFGTELGENYVRCCSREQGQDIYHGRLTQYLTEHPDLSPSEKYYLCGSAEMVVDVRDILISRGIPFDHIISEIYF; the protein is encoded by the coding sequence ATGAAACGAAAACTGAATCTTAAGAAAGTAAAAGTAAGCCGTCAGCGTGAGATTGCTCCGGGCGTTTTTGTGCTCTCATTTCCGCGTCCCTGGGATTTTACGGCCGGACAGGTCATAGGAATCAGCGGGCACGAAACCGCTGAAGCCCGCCTTTACAGCATTGCCAGCGGAGAACTCGATGATGAAGTGGATATCCTGTACAACATTAATCCGGAGGGTAAACTTACCCCATGGATGGCCCAGCTGAATACCGCGGACACGATCTGGGTAAGCGAGCCTTTCGGCTCCTTTACCGGAAGCGGGGAAGCCGGATGGTGGATTGCTTCCGGCACAGGAATAGCCCCTTTCAGCGCGATGTTTCGCACCGGTTTAACGGCGGGGAAAAAATTGCTCCACGGAGGCCGTGACCTTAAATCATTTTATTTCAGTGAGATGTTCGGGACGGAGTTGGGTGAAAACTATGTTCGCTGCTGCTCCCGGGAACAGGGACAAGACATCTATCACGGACGTCTTACTCAGTACCTGACTGAACATCCCGACCTGTCGCCTTCAGAAAAGTATTACCTTTGCGGCAGCGCCGAAATGGTTGTGGATGTGCGTGATATCCTTATTTCCAGGGGTATTCCCTTCGACCACATCATCTCGGAGATCTATTTCTGA
- the rlmN gene encoding 23S rRNA (adenine(2503)-C(2))-methyltransferase RlmN: MMHKEALFGKTLDEIRQVVLSLGLPAYTATQIAYWLYKTDITTFDDMTNVSKKVRSLLAGHFEFGVKAPVKVNESADGTKKYLFTAGNGKFIEAAYIPDGKRHTLCVSSQVGCKMGCLFCMTGKQGFQGHLSAGEILNQLRSIPERKLMTNIVYMGMGEPFDNLDAVMQSQEILTAEYGFAISVRKVTVSTIGIVPAMRVFLEKSKCNLAVSLHTPFEDERRRLMPIQNVYPLRDVIATIQEYDIGRYRRVSFEYIMFKGVNDTRRHVNELARLLNKVKSRINLIRFHPIPGTPLMCSDEATILDFQQALNDKGIVTTLRASRGQDIEAACGLLSTKELVKAQKEDF; this comes from the coding sequence ATTATGCACAAGGAAGCCCTGTTCGGAAAAACACTGGATGAAATCAGGCAGGTGGTCTTATCACTCGGCCTGCCTGCCTATACCGCTACTCAGATTGCCTATTGGCTTTACAAAACCGATATCACCACCTTTGATGACATGACCAATGTCTCGAAGAAGGTACGCTCTCTGCTTGCCGGACACTTTGAGTTCGGGGTTAAGGCTCCCGTGAAGGTCAACGAATCGGCCGATGGTACCAAAAAATATCTTTTTACCGCCGGTAACGGAAAATTCATTGAAGCGGCTTATATCCCTGACGGGAAAAGACATACCCTCTGCGTGTCTTCACAGGTGGGGTGTAAGATGGGTTGTTTGTTTTGCATGACCGGCAAGCAGGGTTTTCAGGGGCACCTGAGCGCGGGGGAAATCCTCAATCAGCTGCGGAGCATTCCCGAGCGCAAACTCATGACCAACATCGTATACATGGGCATGGGTGAACCTTTTGACAACCTGGATGCCGTGATGCAAAGCCAGGAAATTCTTACGGCCGAATATGGATTTGCCATCAGTGTCCGCAAGGTGACCGTATCAACCATCGGAATTGTTCCCGCGATGCGGGTTTTTCTGGAAAAGAGCAAATGCAACCTTGCCGTGAGCCTGCATACGCCTTTCGAGGATGAGCGCCGGCGGTTAATGCCGATTCAGAACGTCTATCCGCTCAGGGATGTGATTGCCACCATTCAGGAGTATGACATCGGCCGGTATCGCCGGGTTTCCTTTGAATATATCATGTTTAAAGGGGTGAATGATACCCGCAGGCATGTCAATGAACTTGCCCGTCTGCTCAATAAAGTAAAGAGCCGCATCAACCTTATCCGCTTTCATCCCATACCCGGGACTCCGCTGATGTGCTCTGACGAAGCTACCATCCTTGATTTTCAGCAGGCATTGAACGACAAGGGCATTGTAACCACCCTGAGGGCTTCAAGAGGCCAGGATATTGAAGCCGCGTGCGGATTATTGTCAACAAAGGAACTGGTCAAAGCCCAAAAGGAGGACTTCTGA